A DNA window from Pseudarthrobacter sp. W1I19 contains the following coding sequences:
- the glp gene encoding gephyrin-like molybdotransferase Glp: MTSPQPHGTSLSGTSQSGTSQQAPHQEKHHRHQARSVAEHAAAVAQLLQPLRSPGRTEVLPLGEALGRGLVSDVTAPISLPPFANSQMDGYAIRSTDLHDDGGELRVVPPVPAGASPDALQPGTAAPIMTGAMLPEGADAVVPIERAVPDRFLPSAEQATEQATVKLPAAAPGTYVRGTGSDVRAGQTALAAGTFLGPAQLGLLAALGIPEVTVYRAVTVLLVTTGDEVVEPGQDLPAGKIYDSNGTLLEAAMRQAGLDVRRAGIVTDNPGKLRDLLRAEGAAVDLIVTTGGVSKGVYEVVRQAMEDQPVEFLHVAMQPGGPQGLGTFEGRPFLGFPGNPVSCLVSFEMFLRPVLGRLLGTPAPRLPLRARLGQPLASPENKHQVRRGTLQPDGTVELQGGESSHLMHALAGSNVLVHVPQGVAELGAGAEVEVWML, encoded by the coding sequence ATGACCAGCCCGCAACCGCATGGAACGTCGCTGTCCGGGACGTCACAGTCTGGAACGTCCCAGCAAGCACCGCACCAGGAAAAGCACCACCGGCACCAGGCGCGGTCCGTGGCCGAGCACGCGGCCGCCGTCGCCCAACTGCTGCAGCCGCTCCGGTCACCCGGCCGCACCGAAGTGCTTCCCCTGGGCGAGGCACTTGGCCGGGGCCTGGTCAGTGACGTCACTGCCCCCATCAGCCTGCCGCCCTTCGCCAACTCGCAGATGGACGGCTATGCCATCCGTTCCACTGACCTGCACGACGACGGCGGCGAGCTGCGCGTGGTGCCTCCCGTTCCCGCCGGTGCCAGTCCGGACGCCCTCCAGCCCGGCACAGCCGCCCCGATCATGACCGGAGCCATGCTCCCGGAGGGGGCCGACGCCGTCGTCCCCATTGAGCGGGCCGTTCCGGACCGTTTCCTGCCGTCCGCCGAACAGGCAACGGAACAAGCAACGGTGAAGCTGCCTGCGGCAGCGCCCGGCACTTATGTGCGGGGAACCGGCAGCGACGTGCGGGCCGGCCAAACCGCCCTGGCAGCGGGTACCTTCCTTGGCCCGGCCCAGCTGGGGCTGCTGGCCGCGTTGGGCATCCCGGAAGTGACCGTCTACCGGGCCGTGACGGTCCTGCTCGTCACCACCGGTGACGAAGTGGTGGAACCCGGCCAGGACCTCCCCGCCGGAAAGATCTACGACTCCAACGGCACGCTCCTGGAAGCTGCCATGCGGCAGGCAGGGCTGGACGTGCGCCGGGCGGGTATCGTCACAGACAACCCGGGAAAGCTTCGTGACTTGCTTCGCGCCGAGGGAGCGGCGGTGGATCTCATCGTTACCACCGGTGGGGTCAGCAAGGGTGTTTACGAGGTGGTCCGGCAGGCCATGGAAGACCAGCCGGTGGAGTTCCTGCACGTGGCCATGCAGCCGGGCGGTCCGCAGGGACTTGGCACTTTCGAGGGGCGGCCGTTCCTGGGATTCCCCGGGAACCCCGTCAGCTGCCTGGTGTCCTTTGAAATGTTCCTGCGCCCTGTGCTGGGCCGCCTGCTCGGCACTCCCGCGCCCCGCCTGCCTCTTCGCGCCCGCCTCGGACAACCCCTCGCGTCTCCCGAAAACAAGCACCAGGTCCGCCGCGGAACGTTGCAACCTGACGGTACGGTTGAGCTGCAGGGCGGTGAAAGTTCACATCTGATGCATGCGCTGGCCGGTTCGAATGTGCTGGTTCACGTCCCACAGGGAGTGGCCGAACTCGGGGCAGGCGCAGAGGTGGAAGTATGGATGCTGTGA
- a CDS encoding molybdopterin-dependent oxidoreductase — translation MWLAAAAGAVAVGSAVVLGELLAGIFSPALSPMTAVGGAVIDAVPPGVKDWAVALFGTADKLALLAGMALVIAALAAMAGIVEDRRRFAGIAIVGLFGLVGLAAVLTRAQASFNATALPVITAVIAGALLRFLIRRLQEWAGSEHAPEADAAPARRRFLQALAGGAAFTAIGGALASLWRGAAAAASEARSRVALPVPASAAPPVPSGAEAGVDGMQPLVTPNPDFYRIDTALTVPALDPDTWVLKVTGMVDREVELSFADLLAKPLIERHVTIACVSNEVGGDLIGNARWLGWPVRELLALAGPQPGADMVLSRSTDGWTAGTPLEVLTDNRDALLAVGMNGEPLPLEHGFPVRLVVPGLYGYVSATKWVTELKVARFADDVAYWTPRGWSERGPIKTSSRIDVPRDGRGVKAGTVMFGGVAWAQHTGIGKVELRVNRGEWQPAELAEGISVDTWYQWKLGLELAEGQYEVQVRATDLAGRAQDEQRRPPAPDGATGFHTIRVDVQP, via the coding sequence GTGTGGCTGGCGGCCGCAGCTGGTGCCGTTGCGGTGGGCAGCGCGGTGGTGCTTGGAGAACTTCTGGCCGGTATTTTCAGCCCGGCGCTGTCCCCCATGACCGCGGTTGGCGGCGCAGTCATCGATGCCGTTCCACCCGGTGTGAAGGACTGGGCTGTGGCGCTGTTCGGGACGGCCGACAAGCTGGCACTCCTGGCTGGCATGGCCCTGGTCATTGCTGCACTGGCCGCGATGGCGGGAATAGTTGAGGACCGCCGCCGCTTTGCCGGCATCGCCATTGTTGGCCTCTTTGGGCTGGTGGGGCTGGCAGCCGTCCTGACCCGGGCCCAAGCCAGCTTCAATGCAACGGCCTTGCCGGTAATCACCGCCGTCATTGCCGGTGCGCTGCTCAGGTTCCTGATCCGCCGGCTGCAGGAGTGGGCGGGCAGTGAGCACGCGCCCGAGGCGGATGCCGCGCCGGCCCGCCGTCGTTTCCTCCAGGCGCTGGCAGGCGGAGCTGCGTTCACCGCTATTGGCGGGGCGCTGGCATCGCTCTGGCGCGGCGCTGCAGCAGCCGCCAGCGAAGCAAGGAGCCGCGTGGCTCTGCCGGTACCCGCCTCAGCGGCGCCGCCTGTCCCGTCCGGAGCCGAAGCCGGCGTGGACGGAATGCAGCCCTTGGTCACGCCCAACCCTGACTTCTATCGCATCGACACCGCACTCACCGTTCCTGCCCTCGATCCGGATACCTGGGTCCTCAAAGTCACCGGGATGGTGGACAGGGAAGTTGAGCTGTCCTTCGCCGACCTCCTGGCCAAACCCCTGATCGAACGCCACGTGACCATCGCCTGCGTGTCCAATGAAGTGGGTGGGGACCTGATCGGCAATGCGCGCTGGCTTGGCTGGCCCGTCCGCGAATTGCTGGCACTCGCCGGGCCACAACCCGGCGCGGACATGGTGCTCTCAAGGAGCACGGACGGTTGGACCGCCGGCACGCCGCTCGAGGTCCTCACCGACAACCGGGATGCGCTGCTTGCTGTCGGCATGAACGGCGAGCCCTTGCCCCTGGAGCACGGATTTCCCGTCCGGCTGGTGGTCCCTGGTCTCTATGGCTATGTGTCCGCCACCAAATGGGTCACTGAGCTGAAGGTCGCCCGGTTTGCCGACGACGTCGCTTACTGGACTCCCCGCGGCTGGTCTGAGCGTGGACCCATCAAAACGTCGTCCAGGATCGATGTCCCGCGCGATGGCCGTGGAGTGAAGGCCGGAACCGTGATGTTCGGTGGCGTGGCGTGGGCGCAGCACACCGGGATCGGGAAGGTGGAGCTCCGCGTGAACCGGGGCGAGTGGCAGCCGGCAGAGCTGGCCGAAGGCATCTCGGTGGACACCTGGTACCAATGGAAGCTGGGCCTGGAGTTGGCAGAAGGCCAGTACGAAGTCCAGGTCCGCGCAACGGATCTGGCGGGCCGGGCCCAGGACGAACAACGCAGGCCGCCGGCCCCGGACGGAGCCACCGGGTTCCACACGATTAGAGTGGACGTGCAACCCTGA
- the moaA gene encoding GTP 3',8-cyclase MoaA, with protein MSVQLGIPLPREDAGAALPSVPGARPADAPAGLADRYGRRATDMRLSLTDKCNLRCTYCMPAEGLEWLAKQAVMSAEEIVRIVRIGVEQLGVRELRLTGGEPLVRHDLVDIIASLRSNHPDLPISMTTNGVGLAKKAAALKAAGLTRINVSLDSLHEETFTKLTRRPFLDQVLAGVDAAWAAGLGPVKLNAVLMRGINDAEAPSLLAWALDRGYELRFIEQMPLDADHGWTRRNMITAAEIRSLLSGDYVLSPDPRARDGAPAERFEVRRRVAGSDSGPLLGTVGIIASVTEPFCSDCRRTRITAEGKIMSCLFSREEFDLLGLLRSGASDDALARRWQDAMWVKPKAHGMDHVGLDAPDFVQPDRSMSAIGG; from the coding sequence ATGAGTGTCCAGCTAGGCATACCCCTGCCACGGGAAGATGCGGGGGCAGCGCTGCCCTCCGTACCCGGTGCGCGCCCCGCCGATGCTCCGGCGGGGCTGGCCGACCGGTATGGCCGGCGCGCCACGGACATGAGGCTTTCCCTGACGGACAAATGCAACCTTCGCTGCACCTATTGCATGCCTGCCGAGGGCCTTGAGTGGCTCGCGAAGCAGGCAGTGATGTCGGCGGAGGAGATCGTGCGGATCGTGCGGATCGGCGTTGAGCAGCTGGGCGTTCGCGAGCTGAGGCTTACCGGGGGCGAACCACTGGTGCGGCACGACCTCGTGGACATCATCGCTTCGCTCCGCAGCAATCATCCCGATCTGCCCATCTCCATGACCACCAACGGCGTGGGCCTGGCAAAGAAGGCGGCCGCGTTGAAGGCGGCCGGCCTGACCCGGATCAATGTGTCCCTGGACTCCCTGCACGAGGAGACCTTCACCAAGCTGACCCGGCGGCCGTTCCTGGACCAGGTGCTGGCTGGCGTGGACGCGGCCTGGGCTGCAGGGCTTGGTCCAGTCAAGCTCAACGCGGTCCTCATGCGCGGCATCAACGACGCCGAGGCGCCATCACTGCTGGCATGGGCGCTGGACCGAGGCTACGAGTTGCGGTTCATCGAGCAGATGCCGCTTGATGCTGACCATGGCTGGACGCGGCGGAACATGATCACGGCTGCGGAGATCCGCTCACTGCTGTCGGGTGACTATGTCTTGAGCCCGGATCCGCGCGCCCGCGACGGCGCCCCGGCGGAACGCTTTGAAGTTCGACGCCGGGTGGCCGGGTCTGATTCCGGCCCGCTGCTGGGGACCGTGGGCATCATTGCCTCTGTGACTGAACCTTTCTGTTCGGACTGCCGGAGGACCAGGATCACGGCCGAGGGCAAGATCATGAGCTGCCTGTTCTCGCGCGAGGAATTCGACCTGCTGGGCCTGCTGCGCTCGGGCGCCAGCGACGACGCCCTCGCCCGGCGGTGGCAGGACGCCATGTGGGTCAAACCAAAAGCTCACGGAATGGACCACGTAGGACTTGACGCTCCGGACTTCGTCCAGCCGGACCGCAGCATGAGCGCCATCGGGGGCTGA
- a CDS encoding MoaD/ThiS family protein, with amino-acid sequence MNVRYFAAARAAAGVEEERFELATGATVADLLDAVLSVERPEPPAGTPPLARLLSRSSFLLNEVAVRDHAVVLKADDVVDVLPPFAGG; translated from the coding sequence TTGAACGTACGATATTTCGCTGCCGCACGCGCTGCGGCAGGCGTGGAGGAAGAGCGCTTCGAGCTGGCGACGGGCGCCACTGTTGCCGACCTGCTGGACGCTGTGCTTTCAGTAGAGCGGCCCGAGCCACCTGCCGGAACCCCGCCGCTGGCCCGTCTCCTGTCGAGGAGCAGTTTCCTGCTTAATGAGGTGGCCGTGCGGGACCACGCTGTTGTCCTGAAGGCCGACGACGTAGTGGACGTGCTTCCTCCGTTCGCTGGGGGCTAA